Proteins from a genomic interval of Coccinella septempunctata chromosome 2, icCocSept1.1, whole genome shotgun sequence:
- the LOC123308361 gene encoding uncharacterized protein LOC123308361 isoform X1, whose amino-acid sequence MVNYCSVYNCKNSSVKNPKLSFFLIPGDTFRQMIWLPKMGRQEWILKRPELLHKKRICSEHFSKKMLSGSRLKKDSFPDLFKEGIGEKGVNVNASTSASTSSMDIENNETVDECREISINPNIYTTPEKKPEETQTSPSLSSATPRKRKLQSVVKNLKRKLVATPEKKSEDISDEDFIRFCRKNLNSTLADFMISQLKLRKRKPHGYRPFH is encoded by the exons ATGGTGAATTATTGCAGCGTTTATAATTGCAAAAACAGTAGTGTTAAGAATCCTAAActtagtttttttctcataccagGAGACACTTTCAG GCAAATGATTTGGCTTCCAAAAATGGGAAGGCAAGAATGGATTCTGAAAAGACCAGAACTTCTCCACAAAAAAAGAATATGTAGTGagcatttttctaaaaaaatgCTATCTGGAAGTAGATTAAAAAAGGATTCTTTTCCAGATTTATTCAAAGAAGGCATTGGTGAGAAAG gggTGAATGTAAATGCTTCAACTTCTGCTTCAACATCTTCAatggatattgaaaataatgagacCGTAGATGAATGCCGTGAGATTTCTATAAACCCCAACATATATACTACACCAG AAAAGAAACCAGAAGAAACACAAACATCTCCTAGTTTGTCTTCAGCCACTCCGAGGAAAAGAAAGTTACAATCAGTGGTGAAGAATTTGAAACGAAAATTAGTTGCAACTCCAGAGAAGAAATCTGAAGATATAAGTGATGAAGATTTCATCcgattttgtagaaaaaatttaaattcgacCCTGGCAGATTTTATGATCTCCCAATTGAAGCTTCGAAAAAGGAAACCTCATGGCTATAG GCCATTTCATTAA
- the LOC123308360 gene encoding uncharacterized protein LOC123308360 — MVLSERLDVNRALDYFYRIWNNIIEECVPRCAHYKRSKMYPIWFTNDIRSNLREKERYRKLKNISGYFNDKYIEVRREVTKLIKIEKKKYINKLEQEVTSDINNFWNYIKNNRKNSNSDKFVYNGVEVTEEKTAESFATFFSSVYADKKASYNLLFDSDLDVTNNTFVLNSVGELDFAVALKKLKPKKSEGADGIPPYILKACGEWYISHSLENRTGMSNI, encoded by the exons ATGGTACTGAGCGAAAGACTAGATGTGAACCGAGCCTTAgattatttttatagaatttgGAATAACATTATAGAGGAATGTGTGCCAAGATGTGCTCACTATAAAAGATCTAAGATGTATCCCATTTGGTTTACAAACGACATAAGAAGTAATTTAAGAGAAAAAGAGAGGTatagaaaactaaaaaatatttcCGGTTATTTTAATGATAAATACATAGAAGTGAGACGAGAGGTAACTAAGCTtataaagattgaaaaaaagaaatatattaATAAATTAGAGCAGGAAGTTACTTCTGATATAAACAATTTTTGGAATTATATAAAGAATAATAGGAAAAATTCGAATAGTGATAAATTTGTATATAACGGAGTAGAAGTAACAGAGGAAAAAACTGCAGAATCATTTGCAACATTTTTCTCGTCAGTGTATGCTGACAAAAAAGCCTCTTACAATTTGCTTTTTGATTCCGATTTGGACGTAACAAATAATACATTCGTATTGAATTCAGTTGGTGAGTTGGACTTTGCTGTTGCGCTGAAAAAGCTAAAACCCAAAAAGTCAGAGGGGGCTGACGGAATACCACCTTATATATTAAAGGCCTGTGGAGAGTGG TATATTTCCCACAGTCTGGAAAACAGGACTGGTATGTCCAATATTTAA
- the LOC123308366 gene encoding uncharacterized protein LOC123308366, with product MVFRTKNSRINLGDSINLNGEEMKPVPETRFLGVHIDEFLDWNNHVEKTGLRLSSIGYGIRVVSRYMDEKTLKILYHANFESVLRYGIVFWGCSSSIQLLFIIQKRTIRAPG from the exons ATGGTGTTTAGAACGAAGAATTCCCGAATTAATCTGGGTGATAGCATAAACCTGAATGGTGAGGAAATGAAACCTGTTCCTGAGACAAGATTCCTGGGAGTACACATTGATGAGTTCTTAGACTGGAACAATCATGTGGAAAAAACTGGGTTGAGACTGAGTAGCATTGGATATGGAATCAGGGTGGTGTCAAGATATATGGACgagaaaacattgaaaataCTGTACCATGCTAACTTTGAATCTGTACTAAGATATGGGATTGTGTTCTGGGGATGCAGCTCCAGTATACAACTCCTTTTCATTATACAGAAAAGAACCATAAGA GCACCAGGATGA
- the LOC123308361 gene encoding uncharacterized protein LOC123308361 isoform X4 has product MIWLPKMGRQEWILKRPELLHKKRICSEHFSKKMLSGSRLKKDSFPDLFKEGIGEKGVNVNASTSASTSSMDIENNETVDECREISINPNIYTTPEKKPEETQTSPSLSSATPRKRKLQSVVKNLKRKLVATPEKKSEDISDEDFIRFCRKNLNSTLADFMISQLKLRKRKPHGYRPFH; this is encoded by the exons ATGATTTGGCTTCCAAAAATGGGAAGGCAAGAATGGATTCTGAAAAGACCAGAACTTCTCCACAAAAAAAGAATATGTAGTGagcatttttctaaaaaaatgCTATCTGGAAGTAGATTAAAAAAGGATTCTTTTCCAGATTTATTCAAAGAAGGCATTGGTGAGAAAG gggTGAATGTAAATGCTTCAACTTCTGCTTCAACATCTTCAatggatattgaaaataatgagacCGTAGATGAATGCCGTGAGATTTCTATAAACCCCAACATATATACTACACCAG AAAAGAAACCAGAAGAAACACAAACATCTCCTAGTTTGTCTTCAGCCACTCCGAGGAAAAGAAAGTTACAATCAGTGGTGAAGAATTTGAAACGAAAATTAGTTGCAACTCCAGAGAAGAAATCTGAAGATATAAGTGATGAAGATTTCATCcgattttgtagaaaaaatttaaattcgacCCTGGCAGATTTTATGATCTCCCAATTGAAGCTTCGAAAAAGGAAACCTCATGGCTATAG GCCATTTCATTAA
- the LOC123308361 gene encoding uncharacterized protein LOC123308361 isoform X3, producing the protein MVNYCSVYNCKNSSVKNPKLSFFLIPGDTFRQMIWLPKMGRQEWILKRPELLHKKRICNLFKEGIGEKGVNVNASTSASTSSMDIENNETVDECREISINPNIYTTPEKKPEETQTSPSLSSATPRKRKLQSVVKNLKRKLVATPEKKSEDISDEDFIRFCRKNLNSTLADFMISQLKLRKRKPHGYRPFH; encoded by the exons ATGGTGAATTATTGCAGCGTTTATAATTGCAAAAACAGTAGTGTTAAGAATCCTAAActtagtttttttctcataccagGAGACACTTTCAG GCAAATGATTTGGCTTCCAAAAATGGGAAGGCAAGAATGGATTCTGAAAAGACCAGAACTTCTCCACAAAAAAAGAATATGTA ATTTATTCAAAGAAGGCATTGGTGAGAAAG gggTGAATGTAAATGCTTCAACTTCTGCTTCAACATCTTCAatggatattgaaaataatgagacCGTAGATGAATGCCGTGAGATTTCTATAAACCCCAACATATATACTACACCAG AAAAGAAACCAGAAGAAACACAAACATCTCCTAGTTTGTCTTCAGCCACTCCGAGGAAAAGAAAGTTACAATCAGTGGTGAAGAATTTGAAACGAAAATTAGTTGCAACTCCAGAGAAGAAATCTGAAGATATAAGTGATGAAGATTTCATCcgattttgtagaaaaaatttaaattcgacCCTGGCAGATTTTATGATCTCCCAATTGAAGCTTCGAAAAAGGAAACCTCATGGCTATAG GCCATTTCATTAA
- the LOC123308361 gene encoding uncharacterized protein LOC123308361 isoform X2, with protein sequence MVSYLIFPIIFRQMIWLPKMGRQEWILKRPELLHKKRICSEHFSKKMLSGSRLKKDSFPDLFKEGIGEKGVNVNASTSASTSSMDIENNETVDECREISINPNIYTTPEKKPEETQTSPSLSSATPRKRKLQSVVKNLKRKLVATPEKKSEDISDEDFIRFCRKNLNSTLADFMISQLKLRKRKPHGYRPFH encoded by the exons ATGGTATCTTATTTAATTTTTCCTATCATTTTCAGGCAAATGATTTGGCTTCCAAAAATGGGAAGGCAAGAATGGATTCTGAAAAGACCAGAACTTCTCCACAAAAAAAGAATATGTAGTGagcatttttctaaaaaaatgCTATCTGGAAGTAGATTAAAAAAGGATTCTTTTCCAGATTTATTCAAAGAAGGCATTGGTGAGAAAG gggTGAATGTAAATGCTTCAACTTCTGCTTCAACATCTTCAatggatattgaaaataatgagacCGTAGATGAATGCCGTGAGATTTCTATAAACCCCAACATATATACTACACCAG AAAAGAAACCAGAAGAAACACAAACATCTCCTAGTTTGTCTTCAGCCACTCCGAGGAAAAGAAAGTTACAATCAGTGGTGAAGAATTTGAAACGAAAATTAGTTGCAACTCCAGAGAAGAAATCTGAAGATATAAGTGATGAAGATTTCATCcgattttgtagaaaaaatttaaattcgacCCTGGCAGATTTTATGATCTCCCAATTGAAGCTTCGAAAAAGGAAACCTCATGGCTATAG GCCATTTCATTAA